The DNA sequence GTAAGGGAATTATGCAAGCAGGAAATGCATAGTGGTAGGTCAAATGAGTTTACCAGGAAGTAAAGCCTTTCCTGATAACGTATCTGTAATGACATTTCTGAAATACTAGTGTTCCCATCAAACACCCAAAAAGCTTCATCCGATCATGAATGTAACAGTAGAATTAGTTCAGCCTTCAATATACCGGTATCTTCTCAAATATGACCTGTGTTTTGTCACTCTGACCAGAATTTGGCTGGTATGTATATGTAACTATATTTCCTGTTCTGTGATGTAAGCATGTAAGATATGTGTACCGTAGATCTGAGTTTACGTAGATCTGAGTTTACGTCAATACATACGTGTCACATGATGTGTACGTACATGTAGGTATGTCAACTTTTGTGAGcagatgtatatatgtatttgtgCATGCACACACATTACAGGAACACTCTAGATACAAATGTTACtgattatacatatacatatacatctatGTATCATACATTTGTACAATGTAAGGAAGTTGAAGcataatattgtacatgtatgtgtatcagTGCATATCATGTGGCTTTGGAAGTTTGATGTCTATATTCACCTACATTTGTAGGCtcatacagtatatatatatatatatatatatatatatatatatatatatatatatatatatatatatatatatatatatatatatacatatattatatatatatatatatatatatatatatatatatatatatatatatatatatatatatatatcaacaatACTGTTCCCTCTCAATCAAGAGAATGTTGTCCTTTCCTGTCAAGTAAGCCACTGCTGTAAACTTCAATTATATGTATTTCTCAGAGTTTCATTTGCTCATATGATTGcaaatattttaattgtaaTCTGCACATTGCGTTAACCAACTAACAAAAGAATTCAGGAAATTTGAATAGGCAGTCTAGGAACCCTAGAGTTGTCCATGATTTGCACAGGAGTCGTACATATACTGCTGGTAGCTAGGCCACCATGGCACTGTTTATCCAAACTATgtacttttttaattttgataaatatatgatGTATCAGGATATCAGGACATTTAGCAATTATCTTCTTCAGTATATGTAGTTACATTCCTCATTTACTCACtgaattaaaatattttcccaaatgcatgtatttttttaattcaaccATTTTTATCACACCCAGAATACTTCCACTGTGAATCAAAAGAGTTCAATTGTAACTCGTCCTAAAGGTTAGTTAGGCAATTTTTCCAAGTAAAGCTCATAAGGTTGTACAGTGATTTCTTTTTCATATATTCCTGCTCTAACTGAAGTAACAATCAGACATGTGTTCTGCCTTGAACTATGATCTGAACTTAGCAGATCAACACAATGGTCatgctttctttgttttaaaacaaactgAGTAACATAACTTCAAACTGTGTCCGACTgtgatttttttaataaaactgGTTCTAAAAGTGTAATCAAAAGATTTATTGGTAAGTCAGCATTCTTTTATAAATTAAAACTGTATTTAAAGATCAGTCTGAATTAAAAAGAGAGGAAAAGACCTGCATAAGCAACGCAACTGAGATAATTCCAGATAAAAGAATTAGACTAGATTCCATGAAAtacgtatacatgtatttattctGTGGTATTGTTAATATTATAATTTTAGTCCGAGCAAGTCCACTGAGCATTAACTATTCTATAGGTCTGTATCAATGTAAATCTGGTCCTGATGTCTTTAGTCTGTATCATGGAGTGTCACTAGTACTGGCAGTCACTGATCTACCATACTCCATTTACATTGCATAATAACAAATCCACTTCCCTAGAAATGGATTAGAATAAGTGCACCTTGACAATGGATGGGTGGACTGGACAACATATCACTGGATGTTCAATCCCATTGATCATTGATTCCAGATAGAATATATAGTGGTTTATTGGAAAAGGGAAAAGGGTCCTTTTCTGTTGTACACATGGAGTATTGCTATGAACATACAAAGATATTGAAACATGTTTCATTTACATGCATAGATGATCTTGAATCTCCAAGTCAATGGGGAGTTTGCcatcatttgaccaaaactccaGTCATTGcaagtacaaagtaaaaatttgagttGTTTTTTAGGATGATGGTTAAATTAGTATGATATCATTCAGTAACTAAAATACAGTGAACACTTTCACAACACTTATCATTGTGAAAAGAAATATGGTATGGATCGCTCACAATATGAACATACCGTACTACACTTTACACAATGTACATGAATTATGTACACATGCAGTAGTACAGTCTATGATACCATACATGTACTCTCAGACTGTTACTGTTTGAAAATGCAGCACTCCCCACTGTGATGGGGAAAGATTTATAGACATAACAATCTAAGATTTGTTCATAGGTAGTTTTCATTGACAGATTTTATTCTCTGTTTCTTTTTACATTGCAGTAATCAAGATGGGTTTTGAAGTTGGTCGTTTTGAAGGTGAAGTTGATGAGGAACTGATCTGTCCAATATGCGGAGGTGTTCTTGAAGAACCAGTTCAGGCTCCTCAGTGTGAACATGCATTCTGCTCAGCATGTATCCAAGAATGGTTGTCAAGACAACACACATGCCCAGTAGATCGCAATGCAATCACGTCAGCTCAGCTGAAACCAGTGCCACGTATACTTCGTAACTTACTGGCACGTCTGTGCATAGCATGCGACAATGCCAAGTTCGGATGTAGTGTCATTGTCAAGTTGGATGCTTTACAACAGCATTTGGATGAGTGTGAACACAATCCAAAACGACCTGTGCATTGTGAGCAAGGGTGTGGACTTGTCATACCAAAAGATGAACTCAAAGATCACAATTGCGTACGTGATTTGCGTGCACTGATACAACAACAGCAGACCAAAATGAGCAACTTCCAGACAGAACTTGCTGATGTTAAAAGAATGTACACAGAGCAAAAGCGAGAGCTACAGATGCTGAAAGAGTACATGCGTGCTATACGATGTTCCAATCCAAATCCCAGCCCTTCTATCCGTGCTATAGAAGATGAAATTGAAACCAATGAAGTCATACGCTGGGCAAATTCCTTACCAATATCCCGTGTGACAAGATGGGGTGGTATGATTTCTACACCTGATGCAGTTTTACAAGCAGTCATCAAGCGGGCATTGATAGACAGTGGGAGTCCATCACATATTGTCAATGATCTGATGGATAATGCTCATGAAAGAAGATGGCCACCAGGTTTAGCAACGCTTGAAACACGACAATTAAACCGGCATACGTATGAACAGTATGTTACAAGACGTATCCCTGGAAAGCAGGCAGTTGTAGTGATGGCTCATGACAACCAACATATGGGCGAAGATTTCAATGTGGAACCGGGTCTTGTCATGATTTTTGCTCATGGCATTGAATAGATTTCATCTTTCACCACTATACATGTAACTTGGTTCCAGCCAATTGTTTTCCAGGGTGCAGTTGGGCCATTATGTGTGGAATGTGGGTGAATATTCAAGCTTAAAATTTCAAGGCAACTGAGATCTCATTGACCACAATTTCTTGACCAAGTGCTTGTAAAACAGTAAATAGAAAAATGGCATTCTTACCCTGCGTTCAGATGAGGTTCTAGATAATCACAGAAAATTATCTGACCATTGAGCTAACTGGAGCATTTCAAGATTCTTCTCAGCATTACTGTCATTGCTGTTAAGTACAATGATTTGTTAGAAGAAGACTGAGTACTGCCACAAACTTGAGCTTGtacaaatttcagtgaaattttgtgTGTCGCAACAGTTACCTGCAGACTAGCTTGGATAATCTCCATCGTGTGCACTTTGTAAAACATAACACACAGATATGTGCAGTGAAGTAAGTTAAACTGTAAGAGTTAATGACAATATAGATATTGTGTAGTTTTATCTTTTGACGTATGAATATACATTGTAGAATTGAAGTGTTTTCACAAGGCATTGGAATGTGTTCAGTTATTTAATCTGAGACTTTCCATCCAAACTCAACTCTTTCACCCCCGTTTCCTATTGTAGAAGTCCAAATTTGCTGTAGAAAACTATGggattggaccaaaccatggtggtgaaagggttgaactttgtgCCACAAATCTGTCAAGAAATGATGACAGTATAACTGATTATGATCAGATGAAGAATGGTCTCTCAAAATTGCAATTGCAAAATTTCATGCAAAGTTGCTCCTCCTTGTAGTAAAATTAAAGTGatctttcattttcagttattttaacaaaatttaaaatcagtCAGTTTCCAAGATCATGAGCAGTTAGTTAATCACTGTAGCTGTTTTTAACTATGTTAAAGCATTCATTAGCGATAAGTTGGCTGGAATAGCAACACAAATGCTTCATCACTCACTGCCCAGAAGTCATAAtagcatacatgtagttttcaaTGATATGATTAGACATTCATACATTCAAATAGCAGTGAAGGGTATGTAGTCACATTGATTTCTTAGATCACTGATATTAGTTGTCAAGTTACCTGTGATCTTTAAATAATTTGCTGTTATACTGGTGATCACTATCTCAAAACTTCCTAACTTATAACATTAGACACCTCACAAAATAGGATCTGTATGATCATTGTGTAGTTCTATACTTTGTCCCATGAAGTTCAATTTA is a window from the Ptychodera flava strain L36383 chromosome 11, AS_Pfla_20210202, whole genome shotgun sequence genome containing:
- the LOC139144270 gene encoding E3 ubiquitin-protein ligase NRDP1-like codes for the protein MGFEVGRFEGEVDEELICPICGGVLEEPVQAPQCEHAFCSACIQEWLSRQHTCPVDRNAITSAQLKPVPRILRNLLARLCIACDNAKFGCSVIVKLDALQQHLDECEHNPKRPVHCEQGCGLVIPKDELKDHNCVRDLRALIQQQQTKMSNFQTELADVKRMYTEQKRELQMLKEYMRAIRCSNPNPSPSIRAIEDEIETNEVIRWANSLPISRVTRWGGMISTPDAVLQAVIKRALIDSGSPSHIVNDLMDNAHERRWPPGLATLETRQLNRHTYEQYVTRRIPGKQAVVVMAHDNQHMGEDFNVEPGLVMIFAHGIE